One stretch of Nitrosococcus watsonii C-113 DNA includes these proteins:
- the pip gene encoding prolyl aminopeptidase, with amino-acid sequence MLTLYPDIKPYVRHTLTVDPPHELYVEECGHPGGLPILFLHGGPGSGCQPHHRCFFDPDIYRIILFDQRGCGSSQPHGELEKNTTTALLADMEFIRNYLGIERWLIFGGSWGAALGLLYGEAHPSRVLGLILRGIFLGRKQDTRWFLQEGAPRIFPDTWAALVEDIPTGERNNLIEFFHHRLNGPDELAQMAAAKALYAWESSCMHLASNETPSQSGHTTLLAHARLLIHYARHHYFIQPNQILDHARQLKNIPGIIVHGRYDVICPASNAWELHQAWPSSELQIVPLAGHGATEPAIVDALIRATNLMARRVG; translated from the coding sequence ATGCTGACTCTCTATCCCGACATCAAGCCTTATGTACGCCATACCCTGACGGTAGACCCACCCCATGAACTCTATGTCGAGGAATGCGGCCACCCAGGAGGACTCCCCATCCTCTTTCTCCACGGAGGGCCGGGTAGTGGTTGCCAGCCCCATCACCGCTGCTTTTTCGATCCCGACATTTATCGGATAATTTTATTCGATCAGCGTGGTTGCGGCAGCTCCCAACCCCATGGCGAACTGGAGAAAAACACCACTACAGCGCTACTTGCGGATATGGAATTTATCCGCAACTACTTGGGAATTGAGCGCTGGCTTATTTTTGGGGGCTCTTGGGGTGCCGCCCTCGGGCTACTCTACGGCGAAGCTCACCCAAGCCGGGTTTTGGGGCTCATTTTGCGCGGTATTTTCCTCGGCCGGAAGCAAGATACCCGCTGGTTCCTGCAAGAGGGCGCGCCGCGAATTTTTCCCGATACCTGGGCGGCCCTGGTAGAAGATATTCCCACTGGGGAAAGGAATAACCTCATAGAATTCTTCCACCACCGTCTCAATGGTCCCGACGAGTTGGCTCAGATGGCGGCCGCTAAGGCACTGTATGCCTGGGAGTCCAGTTGTATGCACCTTGCTAGCAATGAAACGCCTTCCCAATCTGGCCACACCACACTGCTAGCCCATGCCCGTTTGCTTATTCACTACGCTAGGCATCATTACTTTATTCAACCCAACCAGATACTTGATCATGCCCGCCAGTTAAAAAATATTCCTGGCATCATCGTCCACGGCCGCTATGATGTCATTTGTCCTGCCAGCAATGCCTGGGAGCTGCATCAAGCGTGGCCTTCATCCGAGCTACAAATCGTGCCCCTAGCCGGCCATGGAGCAACCGAACCAGCCATCGTGGACGCGCTAATCCGGGCAACGAACCTGATGGCAAGGCGGGTAGGATAA